The following proteins are encoded in a genomic region of Spirosoma sp. SC4-14:
- a CDS encoding M20 family metallopeptidase, with amino-acid sequence MLESIKSLARQYAADIVQTRRHLHAHPELSFHEQNTARFVADQLKAIGITPQEGVADTGLVAIIEGRKNGASGSSKVVGLRADMDALPIHEANDVPYKSTVEGVMHACGHDAHTASLLGVARILHVLRDEFEGTVKLVFQPGEEKAPGGASLMIKEGVLENPAPVSMLGQHVAPNIPVGKIGFREGMYMASTDEIYMTVRGKGGHAAMPDSLVDPVLIASHIIVSLQQIISRNRPPASPSVLSFGRFIADGVTNVIPNEVTIQGTFRCMNEEWRAEGKRRMVKLAQGIAEAMGGSCEFDIVHGYPYLKNHPELTRRVRTQAVDYMGAENVVDLDLWMAGEDFAFYSQVVDSCFYRLGTRNEARGIVSGVHTPTFDIDEAALETGAGLMSWLAVQELKVI; translated from the coding sequence ATGCTCGAATCAATTAAATCACTAGCCCGTCAGTATGCGGCTGATATTGTTCAGACTCGCCGACACTTACATGCTCACCCTGAACTTTCGTTTCATGAGCAAAATACGGCTCGGTTTGTTGCCGATCAACTGAAAGCAATTGGAATCACACCACAGGAGGGGGTAGCCGATACGGGTTTAGTGGCCATCATTGAAGGTCGGAAAAATGGCGCATCAGGAAGCTCGAAAGTGGTTGGTTTACGCGCCGATATGGATGCGCTTCCCATTCATGAAGCCAACGATGTTCCCTATAAATCGACGGTTGAGGGGGTCATGCATGCCTGTGGACACGATGCGCATACGGCCAGTCTGTTAGGCGTTGCGCGTATTCTGCATGTATTACGCGATGAATTCGAGGGAACCGTTAAACTGGTTTTTCAGCCGGGCGAAGAGAAAGCGCCGGGCGGTGCATCGCTGATGATTAAAGAAGGTGTACTGGAAAACCCCGCGCCGGTAAGTATGCTGGGACAGCACGTAGCCCCCAACATTCCCGTTGGTAAGATCGGTTTCCGCGAAGGAATGTATATGGCCAGCACCGACGAAATTTATATGACCGTTCGCGGAAAAGGTGGCCACGCGGCTATGCCCGACAGCCTGGTCGACCCGGTTCTGATTGCGTCGCACATCATTGTATCACTTCAGCAAATCATTAGCCGAAACCGTCCGCCTGCCAGCCCGTCCGTATTGTCGTTTGGGCGATTTATTGCCGATGGCGTTACGAATGTTATTCCAAACGAAGTGACTATTCAGGGAACCTTCCGTTGCATGAACGAAGAGTGGCGGGCCGAAGGCAAACGGCGTATGGTTAAACTGGCTCAGGGTATTGCCGAAGCAATGGGCGGTTCCTGCGAATTTGATATTGTTCATGGCTATCCTTACCTGAAAAATCATCCCGAACTAACCCGGCGCGTTCGGACGCAGGCCGTCGACTATATGGGTGCCGAGAATGTTGTTGATCTGGATCTTTGGATGGCAGGCGAAGATTTTGCATTCTATTCGCAGGTTGTCGATTCCTGTTTTTATCGGCTTGGTACCCGCAACGAAGCTCGCGGCATTGTTTCGGGTGTTCATACACCTACGTTCGATATCGACGAAGCTGCGCTGGAGACAGGAGCGGGCCTGATGAGCTGGCTCGCTGTTCAGGAACTGAAAGTCATTTAA
- a CDS encoding DUF4350 domain-containing protein → MLKRNKYLLVLLATLTAYILFEYYRPKPIDWTPTYENDDKIPFGTKVLYALLPDLVQQSSIKTVRLPVYNFLTESKPAGRSNYIVVCRDFNADGNDIKQLLSYVRNGSNVFISAYGIPDSLGSVLGFKAEVKDPTLSDTTLLQNFVNPALRQPKGYNFFHDDGRNFLVITAKQHITVLGRNARKEPVFIKVQYGKGQFFIHNLPLAFTNYYVLSPKTSAYAFKALSYLPALPTYWDEYQKQGRFDEEQQSIFRYIRSQPALNWAYYLVVFGLIFYAIFAGKRTQRIIPVMEPLQNTSLDFVKTIGRLYFQQGDHENLTRKKILYFLADLRERYGLNTTVLDKEFAETLARKSGISPSEANELVRLLRDAQKSISLSEFDLLTLNGAIERFKHQTV, encoded by the coding sequence TTGTTAAAGCGTAATAAATACCTGCTGGTCCTACTGGCGACTCTTACGGCCTACATACTTTTTGAGTATTACCGCCCCAAGCCTATTGACTGGACACCAACGTACGAAAACGATGACAAGATCCCGTTCGGGACCAAGGTTCTCTATGCGCTTTTGCCTGATCTGGTGCAGCAGTCTTCGATCAAAACCGTACGGTTGCCCGTCTATAACTTTCTGACTGAGAGCAAGCCAGCCGGGCGCAGTAATTACATTGTGGTATGCCGGGACTTTAATGCCGATGGTAACGATATAAAACAACTGCTTTCTTACGTTCGGAACGGTAGTAACGTTTTTATTTCTGCCTATGGCATTCCCGATTCGCTCGGCTCGGTGCTGGGCTTCAAAGCTGAGGTAAAAGACCCAACGCTTAGCGACACAACGTTGCTGCAAAATTTTGTCAATCCAGCACTCCGCCAGCCAAAAGGCTATAATTTCTTTCATGACGATGGCCGTAATTTTCTGGTCATCACGGCAAAACAACACATAACCGTTCTGGGCCGAAATGCCCGTAAAGAGCCGGTTTTCATTAAAGTGCAATACGGCAAAGGACAGTTTTTCATTCATAATCTGCCACTGGCATTTACGAATTATTATGTGCTATCGCCGAAGACTTCAGCTTATGCCTTCAAAGCACTTTCGTATCTGCCAGCTCTGCCAACCTATTGGGACGAGTATCAGAAACAAGGTCGGTTCGACGAAGAGCAGCAGTCGATTTTCCGGTATATTCGAAGCCAGCCAGCCCTAAACTGGGCCTATTATCTGGTAGTATTCGGGCTGATTTTCTACGCAATTTTCGCCGGAAAACGTACCCAGCGCATTATTCCGGTTATGGAGCCGTTGCAGAATACATCGCTGGACTTTGTAAAGACGATCGGACGGTTGTATTTTCAACAGGGCGATCACGAAAATCTGACCCGAAAGAAGATTCTGTACTTTCTGGCCGACCTCCGCGAACGCTATGGCCTGAACACCACTGTTCTGGACAAAGAATTTGCAGAAACTCTGGCCCGAAAAAGTGGGATTTCGCCCAGTGAAGCCAACGAACTCGTACGGCTTCTGCGCGATGCCCAAAAAAGCATTTCGCTCTCAGAATTTGATTTATTAACGCTCAATGGAGCCATAGAACGATTTAAACACCAAACCGTCTGA
- a CDS encoding stage II sporulation protein M yields the protein MREALFVKRNTDKWREIEQNPTRDPDELTDRFIELTDDLSYARTFYPNSNVTRYLNGLAAQMHRGLMQNRRDDRSRFITFWKYELPLLFYKSHRLLAVSAAVFLVACLLGWVSAAHDNTFVRLILGDQYVNMTLENIKKGDPLGIYDSRDQATMFVQITLNNIYVAFRTFIFGLFASFGTMAMLFYNGVMLGSFQYFFYERGLLLDSVLKIWIHGTLEISAIVIAGCAGLTVGNSLLFPGTFSRLESFKRGVKQGLKIAIGLVPIFIMAGFLESFVTRLTLPSLVSGSIIVVSAAFIIWYFILYPISLNRIRHD from the coding sequence ATGCGTGAAGCTCTTTTCGTAAAACGAAATACCGACAAGTGGCGCGAGATTGAACAAAACCCAACGCGCGACCCCGACGAACTCACTGATCGGTTTATCGAATTAACCGACGATTTGTCGTACGCACGTACCTTCTACCCAAACTCGAACGTAACCCGCTACCTGAACGGCCTGGCAGCCCAGATGCACCGTGGACTGATGCAGAACCGGCGCGACGACCGAAGCCGGTTCATCACGTTCTGGAAGTATGAACTCCCCTTATTGTTTTATAAATCGCACCGGCTATTAGCCGTATCGGCAGCCGTTTTTTTAGTCGCCTGCCTGCTGGGCTGGGTGTCGGCGGCTCACGACAATACCTTTGTGCGGTTGATTCTGGGCGATCAATACGTGAATATGACGCTCGAAAACATAAAAAAAGGCGATCCATTGGGTATTTATGACAGCCGCGATCAGGCTACTATGTTCGTGCAGATTACGTTGAACAATATTTATGTAGCTTTCCGAACGTTCATTTTTGGCTTATTTGCTTCATTTGGCACAATGGCCATGCTCTTCTACAACGGCGTCATGCTCGGGTCGTTTCAATACTTTTTCTACGAACGGGGTCTGCTGCTCGATTCTGTACTAAAAATCTGGATTCATGGCACACTGGAAATTTCGGCCATTGTGATTGCGGGTTGCGCCGGACTGACAGTTGGCAACAGCCTGTTGTTTCCGGGTACGTTTTCGCGGCTGGAGTCGTTCAAGCGGGGAGTTAAGCAGGGCCTAAAAATCGCCATTGGCCTGGTACCAATTTTTATTATGGCTGGTTTTCTGGAAAGTTTCGTTACCCGGCTCACCTTGCCATCGCTGGTGAGTGGCAGCATTATCGTTGTATCGGCCGCTTTCATTATCTGGTATTTCATACTCTACCCAATATCCCTTAACCGCATCCGTCATGATTAA
- a CDS encoding YdeI/OmpD-associated family protein yields the protein MASSNSNTTYAESQAAWRQWLSANHAIEKNVWLIIHKKGSQTPSVTYDEAVDEALCFGWIDSAVRKGTDKYYYQFFARRNPKSNWSRVNKAKVEKLTQAGLMTEAGLAMVELAKQTGTWTALDELEEGVCPPDLQARLNANPTAKQYFDAFPRSVRRGILEWLLNAKQAETRARRIDEIVILAERNERANQYKSK from the coding sequence ATGGCTTCCAGCAATTCTAATACTACTTATGCCGAAAGCCAGGCTGCCTGGCGGCAATGGCTTTCGGCCAACCATGCAATCGAAAAAAACGTCTGGCTGATCATCCATAAAAAAGGAAGCCAGACGCCCAGTGTTACCTACGATGAAGCCGTAGACGAAGCGCTGTGTTTTGGCTGGATCGACAGCGCGGTTCGGAAAGGGACCGACAAGTATTATTACCAGTTCTTCGCCCGGCGGAACCCTAAGAGTAACTGGAGCCGTGTCAATAAAGCTAAAGTTGAAAAACTCACTCAGGCAGGTCTGATGACCGAAGCGGGATTGGCAATGGTCGAACTGGCAAAACAAACGGGCACCTGGACCGCCCTTGATGAGTTGGAGGAAGGCGTCTGCCCACCCGATTTACAGGCCCGCCTAAATGCAAATCCAACCGCCAAACAGTATTTCGATGCATTTCCGCGCTCTGTCAGACGCGGCATACTCGAATGGCTTCTCAATGCCAAACAAGCCGAAACCCGCGCTCGCCGTATCGACGAAATTGTAATCCTGGCCGAACGCAACGAACGCGCCAATCAATACAAATCGAAATAG
- a CDS encoding DUF4129 domain-containing protein yields MKAVSSFFRWAVVVLFSVWLAVWKPAMAQTTKPKPQTTVAVPDDRAAVRVRYPAPEKIREFKEDRNYQYDHDAPPPENPIARFFSWFYQKFINFLNSEAYQNIWQYVVMACIAGFAVYLLMKAEVLGFLFPKKAERNSLDYESLAENIHEIDFDSAIADAVAQHNFRLAVRLLYLQTIKRLADAGRIVYKPEKTNRQYVYELATHIDPTAFENLTRQFEFVWYGDFPIDESRFATIQQQFRQFSAR; encoded by the coding sequence ATGAAGGCAGTTTCTAGTTTCTTTCGTTGGGCAGTAGTCGTATTGTTTAGCGTATGGCTGGCAGTCTGGAAACCAGCCATGGCGCAGACAACTAAACCTAAACCGCAAACAACGGTTGCGGTTCCCGACGACCGGGCCGCAGTGCGGGTACGGTATCCTGCTCCCGAAAAAATTCGGGAATTCAAGGAGGACCGCAACTATCAGTACGACCACGATGCGCCACCACCCGAAAATCCAATTGCCCGTTTTTTTAGCTGGTTCTATCAGAAGTTCATTAATTTTCTGAATAGTGAAGCCTATCAGAACATCTGGCAATATGTAGTGATGGCTTGTATAGCTGGCTTTGCTGTCTATTTGCTGATGAAAGCCGAAGTGCTGGGTTTTCTGTTTCCTAAAAAAGCCGAACGAAATAGCCTCGATTACGAGAGTCTGGCCGAAAACATTCATGAAATTGATTTCGATTCGGCCATTGCCGATGCCGTTGCCCAACACAACTTTCGGCTGGCCGTTCGGCTATTATATTTACAGACCATAAAACGGCTGGCCGATGCCGGTCGTATTGTGTATAAACCCGAAAAAACAAATCGACAATACGTTTATGAACTGGCAACGCACATCGACCCGACCGCATTTGAAAACCTGACTCGTCAGTTTGAATTCGTCTGGTATGGCGATTTCCCAATTGATGAGTCCCGGTTTGCAACCATTCAGCAGCAGTTCAGACAATTTTCGGCCCGCTAA
- a CDS encoding RDD family protein, which produces MSVAVRTSQNVLLEYEPASVGERILAAMIDYLVLFGWIVLVMAVPSRLGIKTGNVYVVAVMFPVVAYDLLSEWLLNGRSIGKIALGIRVVMLDGSQPGLGAYLIRWLFRIVESVAFLGGIVPIITVAVNGKGQRLGDIAAGTSVVKLKPAVALEDILIRPIDENYIVQFPDVRLLSDRDISIIREALRLGDETILQRTADKVKDVTGLQSTLPNRSFLETVISDYQFITIQ; this is translated from the coding sequence ATGTCTGTTGCTGTCCGCACTTCCCAAAACGTTTTACTGGAATACGAACCCGCCAGTGTTGGCGAACGGATTCTGGCTGCCATGATCGACTACCTGGTGCTGTTTGGCTGGATTGTGCTGGTTATGGCCGTGCCGTCCCGGTTAGGTATAAAAACGGGTAATGTCTATGTTGTGGCTGTTATGTTTCCGGTTGTTGCCTACGATCTGCTGTCGGAATGGCTCCTCAATGGCCGAAGTATTGGGAAAATAGCGCTGGGCATTCGGGTGGTAATGCTCGATGGTTCGCAGCCGGGCCTGGGTGCTTACCTGATCCGGTGGCTGTTTCGGATTGTTGAGTCGGTAGCCTTTCTGGGTGGAATTGTACCGATCATTACCGTAGCCGTAAATGGCAAAGGACAGCGGCTGGGCGATATTGCGGCTGGAACCTCAGTTGTTAAACTTAAACCAGCCGTTGCGCTCGAAGATATTTTGATTCGGCCGATCGATGAAAATTATATCGTTCAGTTTCCCGACGTTCGCCTGCTCAGTGACCGTGACATAAGTATTATTCGGGAAGCTCTTCGGCTGGGCGATGAAACAATTCTACAGCGAACCGCCGATAAGGTGAAAGACGTGACGGGTCTGCAAAGTACATTGCCCAATCGAAGCTTTCTGGAAACGGTTATCAGCGATTATCAGTTTATTACCATACAATAG